One Paenibacillus sp. SYP-B4298 genomic window, AGGCAGACAGCGTGCGCGCGCGGACAGGCTACCTGGTGCTGTCCGCCTTTATGAGCGAGCGAATCGCAGCGCAGTTGGAGCGGCTGCGTCAGTTGGGACATGATGTGAATTGGATTCCCATAGGGAAGGAGGGGCGCAATGTCCAGAATATCTCCGGGTAGGGAGGTGCTGCGGGCTGTAGGAGCAGGGCTGCTGGAGCTGCTGTTATTTGGGCCTGCATTGCTCGTCATTCATGCTTATCTGCTGCTTCAGCCCTCCTGGCCCCTTCTCTACCTGTTGCTGGCTGGCTGCTACGGCGCAGGCTGCTGGGTGAACGGCCGCTGGCGGCTTCAACGCATGTATAAGCTGCTACTCTTCACAGTGCCCTGTGGGATGGCAGTCGCCTGGGTCAGCTTCCCCCATCGCCCGCTGAGCCTGGTGGTCGGCGGACTGCTGTGTATGGTGGCTTTATATCGGGGAGCAAGGACGGAGGGGAGCAGCCTTCTGAACCTGGGGGCCTGTCTGAGCGGCATTGCGCTCTACTTTGCCGCCTCGGCTATCTTTGTTCACGTACCGGAGCTGGAGCCTTATGCTCCCGTACTGCTGAGTGCAGGCATCCTGGCGCTGGCGGCTGTGCTGCTTGTCTCCAATCGGCTGATGCTGCAGCGGGAAGCTGCGGCAGGGAGCAGCGAGAGGCCGCCGCGCGGCGTTCGACTGCAGAATCAGCTTCAGCTCGGGCTGCTGCTGCTCACTGCGCTTGCACTTGCATTGCTCCCGCAGCTTGATCGTGCGCTAGCCTGGCTGCGCGAGCAACTGTCTCGCCTGTTGAGCGGACTCAGCACTGGCGAGGCAGAGCCGGAGGAGGCATTGCCTCAGCAGCCAGAGCTGCCTTCGGATCTGATCGAGGAGGGACGGGCACCATCTGCCCTGTTGCAGTTGCTGGAGAGAGTGGCCGGATATATCTTGACTGCCATCATCGCCGCGGTTATGCTGTGGGCGCTCTATCAGATGGTACGTCGTATTCCCGGAATCGGAGCGAGACTACGAGGCTGGCTGGGTCGGTTGATGGTACGCGGTGAGGGTGAACAGCAAGGATATAGTGACGAGATGGAGGCACTCCCGGAACGGGAGCTCCGTCCGCAGGCCAAACGGCGCCGCAGGGATACGGCGGGTCATAGTTGGCGGGAGGATATGAGTGCCCAGGAAAAGGTGCGCTATCTGTACGCTGCCTGGCTGCGTAAGCAGCAGGATCGCGGCTATACCCCGCGCAGCCATCTCACGCCGCGAGAGACAGTCGAGGAGCTGGGGGAGCAGCGTCCGCTAGAGCGGGCAAGTGCCGAGCAATTGCTACAGCTCTATGAGCCGGCACGCTATGGAGGAGACGAACCGGAGGCCGACGCAATCCGTCGTGTGAAGGCCGAGCTTGATCAGCATAAGCGCAAGTAAGCACAAATAAAGCAGCAACCCCAATGCTTCATGAAGGGGCATGGAGCATTGGGGTTGCTTGCACACACTAGAGTCCCGCAACATCCGTAGAGCAAGCAGGAATCTGACGATGGATGTCGAAGACATAAGGCTAGCTATTTGGTTAAGGTAGGATCAAGCGGCACAGTCAGGTACGCTGCTGGCGGGAGAAGAGCCAGCTTCCTTATCCGAGCAGGCTACAGGCTGTCCCAATTGTTCGCTCCTCGTTGCTGCTGACTGACAGCCGAAGGACTAACGGCTGGCGGAACGGGAGCTAGAGTAAGGGGATATGCCTTGCATCATTTGAACTTATAACAGCTATGGGGGTTGCACAATGTCTAAGAAGCTGCTGCTGGCAGAAGATGAGCCGGTACTGCGTATGCTTGTGGTCGATACGTTAGAGGATGAGGGATATGCGATTGATGAGGCTTGCGACGGCGACGAAGCCTATCACTATATTACGAACGGTCATTATGATCTGGTGATCCTCGACTATATGATGCCCAAGATGACTGGAATTGAGGTTATTGAGAAAGTAAGGAAGCTGCCTGCCAGCGAACAGGTGAAAATACTGATGCTGTCCGCCAAAAGCCAACAAGCCGAGCAGGACAAGGTAATGGCTGCGGGTGCAGATGGCTTTATGTCCAAGCCATTTAGTCCGCTAGAGCTGGTCGACAAGGTGGAGGAGATGCTGCGTGACTAGCTGGCGGCAACTGGTTAACGGGAAGATAACTCGCCGCTTCAGCTCCAGAATGCTGCTATCCATGCTGTTCATCCTTGCGGGAGCGACCTTTGTGCTATGGAGCACGATTCATATCCTGCAGAAGTACTCCGAGGAGACGGCTGCGATCTACGCCAAGGGAGAGCTCGTGAAGGAGCTCGGTCAATACTCCAGCGAGATTGTAATGCGCTCTAGAGGTTACTTCCTCTTCCTGAATGAATATGAGTTATCGGAGCTAACCAAGCTTCAAGAGCAGTTGGAGGTTACGATCTCATCCATACAGCAGATGCAACTGAGCGACCGGGAAACGCAGATGATTCAGGACATCAGGCAATTCTTCCAGGTTCAGTTCCAAGCCTTGCTGCCAGAGGCGATTGAGCTTGCCAAGCAAGGCGATTACGAGGAGCTGCGTCGCCTTATTCCTTCGGGCGAGTCCAATCCGGTCAACCAGATGATAGCCTACGCTCAGGAGTTTGAGCATACAGTCAGTCAAGGGGCAGGGCAAGCTGGCACGAAGCTGCTGAGCGACTTAACCAAGCAAGGCGGCCTATTTATTTTATACATCCTGCTCGTGTTGCTTGTGTCGCTGCTGTCTGTCAGACGTGTCGCTGTTGATGTTGGCCGACCGCTCAGCCAACTGGCGCAACAGGTGGGGCAGTTTGGCCGGGGCGGTCGAATCGAGTTGGAGGGGCTGGACAGCCGAGAGGATGAGCTCGGTAAGTTGGCGCGCTCCTTCCAGCAAATGTTGAGCCAGATTCAATCCAAGGAAGAAGAGCTGCTTGCACAGAATGAAGAGCTTCAAGCCCAGCAGGATGAACTGCAGGCGCAGCAGGAGGAATTGCAAGAAGCCATTCAGACCCTGGAAGAAAATGAAGAGATCCTCAAAAACCGCAATCAGTTTATTCAGACCTTGGCCAACACACTGGACAAGGGTGAACTGCTGTACAGCATTATTCATAATGTGGTTCGTTACAGCAACTTCGACAAAGGGGTGCTGGTGATGCTCAGCGGTTCGCGCGATTATGCCTCAAGCGGCATATCAGCCGAATCAGCGGCTGCGTTCGTAGCCTCGCTTGATGACAGCCCTGCTGCCAGGTGCATTGAAACGTTGGAGCCGTACCTGCTTGTGCGAGAGGCTTCAGACGGGGAGCGGGGCTATCATCCTGCGGGTATGCAATCGAGTGATCTGTTCATTCCGATTGAGAACAGCAGACGAGAGGTGGTCGCATTGCTGGTTGTAACACGCATCGGCGGAGCCATCACAAGGCATGACGAGAATGAACTGTTGCATAGCTGCCGTCAAGTCGCGTTGGCCTTGGCCAAGCTGGAGATGTACGAGGAGACGGAGCAACAGCGACAACTGACACGAGATATGATTAATACGATTCAAGAGGGCATTCAGTTTATTAATCTGGAAGGCGAGACGATCGAAATCAATGATAAGATGGGTGAATTTTTCGATTTCTTCCAAGCCGATGTATTTAAGCGCGGACTAACACTGCAAGTGCTTACGGAGCAACTGCAGAAGCGGGTTGTCGAACCTGCTCCGCTAGTCGCCTTTATCCAACAGGTTGTAAGTGGCGTGCAACGCGGCTCCCAGAGCATCCAATATGAGCTGAACCATCCTCAGCCAAGACATATGCTCTTGTACTCTGAACCATTGTATCGGGATGATGAGCGATTTGGCCTGCTGCTGGTCCATCGGGACATGACACGAGAGCATGAGGTGGATCGCATGAAATCGGAGTTCGTCAGCACGGTGAGCCATGAGCTGCGCACCCCGCTCGCCAGTGTTCTCGGCTTTGCTGAGCTGCTATTGCATAGGGAACTGAAGCCCGAGCGACAGCGGAAATATATTCACACCATTCATCAGGAGGCTCGAAGGCTGACAACCTTAATCAATGATTTCCTCGACCTGCAGCGGATGGAGTCGGGCAAGCAAAGCTATGTCACCGAGACTGTCGATATGAAGTCGCTCATTGAGGAAGCACTGGAGGCGCAGCGGGTCAACACCTCCCAGCATGAGCTCGTCGCTGAGTGGGGAGAGCTGCCTTATACCGTGGTTGGGGATCGTGACAAGCTGCGTCAGGTGCTGACCAACTTGCTGAGCAATGCGGTGAAGTATTCTCCGCAAGGAGGCGAAATCCACGTGAAGTGCAGACGGGATGGAGAGCGGCTGCTCATTAGTGTTCAAGACCAAGGGCTAGGCATTCCTAGGGAGGCTCTACCCAAGCTGTTCAATAAGTTTTACCGTGTGGATAACTCTGACCGCAGAGAGATCGGCGGCACAGGGCTGGGACTTGCGATTGTCAAGGAGATTCTTCACCAGCATAATGGAGATATAGCGGTCGAATCCTGCCAAGGTGTGGGGAGTACGTTCACGATCGATATACCGCTGTACGAGCCATCGGTTTCTGATCTAGACCATGATGGAGTCGCTCCTCATTCGGCTCCGGTCGTCATGCTGGTAGAGAACGATCATAATCTATCCCGGATGCTTCGCGATGAGCTGCTTGGTTCAGGCTTCAGAGTAGAGCTGTATACCGAAGGACGCAAAGCGCTGGAACGGCTGCAAGAGCAGAAGCCTGATCTGATTGTGCTCGATCTGTTGCTGGAGGAGGGCATTGACGGGTGGGACGTGATCGAGCATATGAAGAAGTCTGCCGAGCTGACTAATACACCCATTATTATCTCCAGCGCATTCGAGGAGAAGGACAAGGCAGCTCAGTGGGGAATTCGCGACTTCCTGGTGAAGCCGTATCTGCCGGGCATCCTGTCTGCTGTTATCAAGCGGCTGCTTGAGGAAAAATAAGCTCACTGTGCCCGCCGTTAAGGAGAATTACCGATGAAACGCTTAAAGCAGCGGCTAAGACGGCTAAGATATCCAGATTCGAAGCTGTTCATGGCCGCATTTGCAGGATTGCATACTGTGTTTATGTTGATCTGGATTGAGACCGGGCTGACGATGTTTACCGGGCTGGGACAACTGGCTGACTGGATTATCATCATTGCCGTTGCAGCAGCAGGGAATCTGCTCGTAGGGGCGGTAATGTTCGCCGCCTGCTGTCTGCTGGTATGGCTGCCTTGGCGTGTACCTTACTATCTGCTTGGCAGCTTGGCTGCTGTACTTGCGATATTTCCCAGGCTGTTCACATTCGCCAACATGGACTGGCCGGGGGCTTTTCTACTTACAGGACTATTGGCATTATTCGGGATGCTGGCAGGAGTTCTTCTATCCGTCCTGATCCGTCCAGTCAAGCAACTGGCTCCCCGGGTGTTAGTTGTGGCGTTCTGCGCTACAGTGCTTCTGCTGACCTCGGCGGGCTATGTCTACTATGGAGGATTGCAGATGGATCGGGCGCTTCCGGCTATGAGCCAGCAGATCGATGAAGCGGATAGCGCGGTTGCTGCGAATCATCCTGCGGACGGGTCGGTGGATTTGACAGCGCCTTATACACGGGGACCGTATGCTGTGGAAGCCTTGACTTACGGTAGCGGAACGGACAGGCTCCGAAGCGAATATGGCAAGCAGGCCCAATGGGTCTCTCGCACCGTCGATGCTTCAGCCTTTATTAAGGATTGGAGAGCATTGCGCACCTTATACTGGGGGTTCGATGAGAGCCGTCTTCCCTTGAACGGTAGAGTGTGGATGCCAGTAGGCGACGGTCCGTTCCCGCTGGTGATGATTGTGCACGGTAATCATAATATGGAGGATTTCTCCGATGACGGTTATGCCTA contains:
- a CDS encoding DUF4129 domain-containing protein, producing MSRISPGREVLRAVGAGLLELLLFGPALLVIHAYLLLQPSWPLLYLLLAGCYGAGCWVNGRWRLQRMYKLLLFTVPCGMAVAWVSFPHRPLSLVVGGLLCMVALYRGARTEGSSLLNLGACLSGIALYFAASAIFVHVPELEPYAPVLLSAGILALAAVLLVSNRLMLQREAAAGSSERPPRGVRLQNQLQLGLLLLTALALALLPQLDRALAWLREQLSRLLSGLSTGEAEPEEALPQQPELPSDLIEEGRAPSALLQLLERVAGYILTAIIAAVMLWALYQMVRRIPGIGARLRGWLGRLMVRGEGEQQGYSDEMEALPERELRPQAKRRRRDTAGHSWREDMSAQEKVRYLYAAWLRKQQDRGYTPRSHLTPRETVEELGEQRPLERASAEQLLQLYEPARYGGDEPEADAIRRVKAELDQHKRK
- a CDS encoding response regulator transcription factor; translated protein: MSKKLLLAEDEPVLRMLVVDTLEDEGYAIDEACDGDEAYHYITNGHYDLVILDYMMPKMTGIEVIEKVRKLPASEQVKILMLSAKSQQAEQDKVMAAGADGFMSKPFSPLELVDKVEEMLRD
- a CDS encoding ATP-binding protein translates to MTSWRQLVNGKITRRFSSRMLLSMLFILAGATFVLWSTIHILQKYSEETAAIYAKGELVKELGQYSSEIVMRSRGYFLFLNEYELSELTKLQEQLEVTISSIQQMQLSDRETQMIQDIRQFFQVQFQALLPEAIELAKQGDYEELRRLIPSGESNPVNQMIAYAQEFEHTVSQGAGQAGTKLLSDLTKQGGLFILYILLVLLVSLLSVRRVAVDVGRPLSQLAQQVGQFGRGGRIELEGLDSREDELGKLARSFQQMLSQIQSKEEELLAQNEELQAQQDELQAQQEELQEAIQTLEENEEILKNRNQFIQTLANTLDKGELLYSIIHNVVRYSNFDKGVLVMLSGSRDYASSGISAESAAAFVASLDDSPAARCIETLEPYLLVREASDGERGYHPAGMQSSDLFIPIENSRREVVALLVVTRIGGAITRHDENELLHSCRQVALALAKLEMYEETEQQRQLTRDMINTIQEGIQFINLEGETIEINDKMGEFFDFFQADVFKRGLTLQVLTEQLQKRVVEPAPLVAFIQQVVSGVQRGSQSIQYELNHPQPRHMLLYSEPLYRDDERFGLLLVHRDMTREHEVDRMKSEFVSTVSHELRTPLASVLGFAELLLHRELKPERQRKYIHTIHQEARRLTTLINDFLDLQRMESGKQSYVTETVDMKSLIEEALEAQRVNTSQHELVAEWGELPYTVVGDRDKLRQVLTNLLSNAVKYSPQGGEIHVKCRRDGERLLISVQDQGLGIPREALPKLFNKFYRVDNSDRREIGGTGLGLAIVKEILHQHNGDIAVESCQGVGSTFTIDIPLYEPSVSDLDHDGVAPHSAPVVMLVENDHNLSRMLRDELLGSGFRVELYTEGRKALERLQEQKPDLIVLDLLLEEGIDGWDVIEHMKKSAELTNTPIIISSAFEEKDKAAQWGIRDFLVKPYLPGILSAVIKRLLEEK